In Fusarium falciforme chromosome 10, complete sequence, a single genomic region encodes these proteins:
- a CDS encoding Lysophospholipase, producing the protein MRHSRATLRGLTRLSSRLHTRAPRRRISRLPILPHRQHRHLFTSSSKRDAKQDQQRSTLPVAVITGGLFIWWLYPSDDFAQLSSKKGKGRQRQEHQEQHQDTQKKPDDASSPEDDQPAWTNFARRFEAFCTINDVEFSTFSDKIVNYLLPEWSRMIPGYVRKLQRELSMSPGSLADEIWKDAHDPLVHPEIRYSAEVRVSSELCDEEKAYLARRKRVARIGLARYLGLEEDEVHPDDVPTIAMCGSGGGLRALIAGTGSILATEEDGLLDCVTYTSGVSGSCWLQALNLTSFNKGSVSNLLEHLKARASTHIAYPPVAFQSLASMPTNKYLLSGMVEKLKGDPKADFGLVDVYGVLLAARYLVPKGDLGVNDRDFKLSNQRQYVQYGQLPLPIYTAVRHEIPDLPASTSQNPIESEIAKEEAKKESWFQWFEITPYEFFCEEFGAGIPTWALGRKFNEGKDVPPEHGFHLPEIRLPLLMGVFGSAFCATLSHYYREIKPLVQGLAGFGTIDELISTRDDDLVKVHPIDPARIPNFAYGMHGKLEKTTPTSIYDNEYIQLMDAGMSNNLPIYPLLRPGRDVDIVIAFDASADIKTDNWLSVADGYARQRGVKGWPVGIGWPKEGETASQVAKELDNAQAKSTYEAEAKLQEAKREQKELRKEAHEEGKAVMAEDEKTKFEHGDQESGDLGYCTVWVGTNQERSSEPPPPSKAISGPTSWKLMEPDAGITVVYMPLLSNEKVPGISPGSTDFLSTWNFIYTPDQIDSVVKLARANYEEGKQQVRDTVRAVYQRKKKLREAAEKSKRQDRYRALMRRGEGVRLGQGDHFS; encoded by the coding sequence ATGAGACATTCCCGAGCCACCTTGAGGGGTCTGACTAGACTCTCTTCGAGGCTTCACACTCGCGCCCCTCGAAGGAGGATCTCCCGCTTGCCGATCCTCCCGCATCGACAGCACCGCCACCTCTTCACGTCCTCATCCAAGCGCGATGCCAAGCAGGACCAACAACGATCTACGTTGCCCGTTGCAGTAATCACCGGCGGACTTTTCATCTGGTGGCTTTACCCTTCTGACGACTTTGCACAGCTTTCAagcaagaagggcaagggcagGCAACGCCAGGAGCATCAAGAGCAGCACCAGGATACGCAGAAGAAGCCAGATGACGCCTCCAGCCCTGAAGATGACCAGCCCGCCTGGACCAACTTTGCCCGTCGCTTCGAGGCCTTTTGTACGATAAACGATGTCGAGTTTTCGACCTTTTCCGACAAGATTGTCAACTACCTCCTCCCAGAGTGGTCTAGAATGATACCCGGCTATGTTCGAAAGCTTCAGCGCGAATTGTCCATGTCACCAGGCTCTCTGGCCGATGAGATTTGGAAAGACGCACATGATCCTTTGGTCCATCCTGAAATCCGATACTCTGCCGAGGTTCGCGTTTCATCCGAACTTTGCGATGAAGAAAAGGCCTATCTGGCGAGACGAAAGCGAGTCGCCCGGATAGGCTTGGCAAGGTACCTTGgactcgaggaggatgaggttcaCCCCGACGATGTTCCAACCATTGCCATGTGCGGTTCCGGCGGAGGTTTGAGAGCACTCATTGCTGGAACTGGTTCAATACTGGCaactgaagaagatggactgCTTGACTGTGTGACCTACACCTCTGGTGTGAGTGGTTCATGCTGGCTTCAGGCACTCAATCTTACTTCATTCAACAAGGGAAGCGTTAGCAACCTTTTGGAACACCTCAAGGCCAGGGCATCAACGCACATTGCCTATCCTCCAGTGGCTTTCCAATCTCTCGCCTCGATGCCAACCAACAAGTACCTCCTCAGCGGTATGgtagagaagctcaagggtGATCCCAAGGCTGATTTCGGCCTGGTCGATGTGTACGGTGTCTTGCTAGCTGCAAGATACTTGGTGCCCAAGGGAGATCTCGGGGTTAACGACCGCGACTTCAAACTCTCCAACCAGCGTCAGTACGTTCAGTATGGACAACTTCCTCTGCCAATTTATACTGCTGTGCGTCACGAGATACCAGACCTGCCGGCATCCACGTCGCAAAACCCTATCGAATCTGAAATagccaaggaagaggctAAGAAGGAGTCTTGGTTCCAATGGTTCGAAATCACTCCTTATGAGTTCTTCTGCGAAGAATTTGGAGCTGGAATTCCTACCTGGGCTCTTGGTCGCAAGTTCAATGAGGGCAAAGATGTCCCTCCTGAGCATGGCTTCCACCTCCCCGAGATCCGATTGCCTCTCCTGATGGGCGTCTTCGGTAGTGCTTTCTGTGCCACGCTCAGCCACTACTATCGAGAGATCAAGCCTTTGGTTCAGGGCTTGGCTGGGTTTGGAACCATTGACGAACTCATCTCAACTCGTGATGACGACTTGGTCAAGGTTCACCCCATTGATCCCGCGAGGATACCCAACTTTGCCTATGGCATGCATGGCAAACTTGAAAAGACCACTCCTACTAGCATCTACGACAACGAGTACATCCAACTCATGGACGCTGGAATGTCCAACAACCTGCCCATCTACCCCCTGCTCCGACCTGGCCGTGACGTTGACATTGTCATCGCATTCGATGCCTCAGCCGACATCAAGACGGACAACTGGCTCTCTGTCGCGGATGGATATGCCCGTCAGCGTGGTGTCAAGGGCTGGCCTGTGGGAATCGGCTGGCCAAAGGAAGGGGAGACCGCCTCTCAAGTCGCTAAGGAGCTCGACAATGCTCAGGCCAAGTCTACCTACGAGGCAGAGGCCAAGCTTCAAGAAGCTAAGCGGGAGCAGAAGGAACTCCGCAAGGAGGCTCATGAAGAAGGAAAGGCTGTCATGGCCGAGGATGAAAAGACCAAATTTGAGCACGGAGACCAAGAGTCTGGTGACTTGGGATACTGCACCGTCTGGGTCGGAACCAACCAAGAGCGTAGCTCCGAGCCACCTCCTCCATCCAAGGCCATCTCGGGTCCGACATCGTGGAAGCTCATGGAGCCCGATGCTGGCATTACCGTCGTCTACATGCCCCTCCTCTCCAACGAGAAGGTGCCCGGTATTTCCCCTGGGTCTACCGACTTCCTGAGCACCTGGAACTTCATCTATACCCCTGACCAGATCGACAGCGTAGTCAAGCTGGCACGGGCAAACTACGAAGAGGGCAAGCAACAGGTCCGAGACACTGTCCGGGCAGTGTATCAGcgaaagaagaagcttcgtgaggctgctgagaaaTCTAAGCGCCAGGACAGGTATAGAGCTCTTATGCGGAGAGGCGAGGGAGTCCGACTAGGCCAGGGGGATCATTTCAGTTGA